The window TCGGGGTTCGATCCCTATCGCCGCGAGATCGCCCGAGTGGCGCTCGAACGGCTGATCACCGACGGCCGCATCCATCCGGCTCGCATCGAAGAGGTGGTCGAGCGGGTGAAGGCGGAGTTCGAAGAGCTGGTGCGCCAGGAAGGTGAGGCGGCGGTGCTCGAGCTCAACCTCGCCAACGTCCACCCGGAGCTGGTCAAGCTGCTCGGCCGCCTGCGCTACCGCACCTCCTACGGGCAGAACGTCCTGAAGCACAGCAAAGAGGTCTCCTTCCTCGCCGGCACCATGGCGGCGGAGCTCAAGGCCAACGTTCACGTCGCCAAGCGGGCCGGCCTGATGCACGACATCGGCAAGGCCATCGACCGCGAGATGGATGGCTCCCATCTCGAGATCGGCATCGATCTGCTGCGCAAGTACGGCGAGAGCGAAGCCGTGATCCACGCCATGGCCTGCCATCACGGGGATTACGAGCCGGAGACCGTCGAAGCGGTGCTGGTGACCGCGTCCGACGCCCTGTCGGCGGCGCGGCCCGGAGCGCGGCGGGAGATCCTCGAGACCTACGTCAAGCGGCTGGAGAAGCTCGAGGAGATCGCCGGTGGTTTCAAGGGGGTGCAGAAGACCTATGCCATCCAGGCCGGTCGCGAGATTCGCATCATCGTGGACTGCGAGAAGATCGCCGACGAGAACGCCATCTGGTTGTCCAAGGACATCGCCCGCAAGATCGAAGCGGAGCTCACCTATCCGGGCCAGATCAAGGTCACGGTGATCCGCGAAACCCGCGCCATCGAGTACGCCAGGTAATGAAGCTTCTCTTCGTCGGTGACGTCATGGGCAAGCCCGGACGACGGGTGTTGGCCGAGCAACTGCCGCGCCTGATCGACCGCCATCGGATCGATTACTCGATCGTCAACATCGAGAATGCGGCCGGCGGGTTCGGGGTGACGGAGAGCGTCTTCGCCGAGTTCGAGCGTCTGCCGATCGACTGCTATTCGACCGGCAACCACGTTTGGGACAAGCGCGAGGTGCGCGGCATCCTCGAGCGCGAGCCCCGGCTGCTGCGACCGGCCAACTACCCGGACACCAATCCCGGTCGCGGGCTCTACGTCGGGCGGAGCGCGGCCGGGGTGCCGGTCGCGACCCTCAACCTCGAAGGCCAGGCGCTGATGGGCACCTTGGATTCGCCCTTCACCGCCGCCGATCGGCTGCTCGCCGAGCTCGATCCCGAGGTCAAGGTGATTCTGGTCGACTTCCATGCCGAGGCGACCAGCGAAAAGCAGGCCATGGGTTTCTTTCTCGACGGCCGGGTGAGCGCCGTCTTCGGCACCCACACTCACGTTCCGACGGGCGACGAGCGGGTGTTGCCGCAAGGTACCGCCTTCATCACCGACGTCGGCATGACGGGACCCTACGAGTCGGTCATCGGGATGCGCCACGACAAGGTGGTGGAGCGCTTCCTGAGAAAGACCCACGTGCCGTTCGAAGTCGCCAAGCGGGACGTCCGCCTGGCCGGCGCCGTGGTCGACGTCGACGAGACCACCGGCCGGGCGCGGACCGTCGAGCGATTGCTCATACCGCGCGATTCCTGAACCGTTTCAGAGGAGACGAGGGGCTTGGTGAAGCAATCCACCCGGTGGGTCTTGTTGTGTGCGGCGACGCTGTTGCTGACCGCCGTTTCGGCCTCGGCGCAGGTCTTCGAGCCGAGTGAGCTGGTGGTCAGCGCCGGAGTCTTCAATGTGCTCAACGACGAGCGCGATAACGAGGTCGGCGTCGAGCTGCGTCTGGGCACCTTCGAGCTGCCCCTGGGGCGGCACCGCATTCCCCTCGGCGTCCAGTTCGGGGCGATGGCGACGGAAGAGAGCGCCTACTACATCTATGGCAGCTTTCGCTACGACTGGTGGTTGTCGCAGCGCTGGCGCCTGACGCCGTTTCTCGGTGGCGGCATCTACTCCGCCGGCGATGGCAAAGACCTCGGTGGGCCGGTGGAGTTTCGCTCCGGTCTCGAGCTCTCCGTCGGCTTGACCGAGCGCTCCCGTCTGGGCCTTTCCTTCTACCACCTGTCGAATGGCGTTCTCTACGACTCGAATCCCGGCGCCGAGTCCCTGGTGGTGGTGTTCAGCCGGCGGCTGGGAGGCTGAGCCGGAAGGCTCCGCCGAAGTCGAAAAAGGAGCCCTCGGATCGCCTTTGGAGGCGCTCCCGCTGTGCTACGATCCGGCCCTGGAGGTTGCCGAAATGCCTGTCGATCCTGAGCTTCTCGAGATTCTCGTCTGTCCCAAGTCCAAGGGCCAGCTGGAAGTGGTCGCCTTGCCCGAAGAGGTTCGCACGGAGCTGGTCGAGAAGTACCGCTCCCATTTTCGGGACGAGGAGCCGGAGGTGGAAGAAGGGCTCTTCGCCGAGGCTTCGAGCCTGGTCTACCCGATCGTCTCGGATATCCCGATCATGCTGATCGACGAAGCGCTCCCGGCCTCGGTCATCGGTCGGTAGTCGATCCTTCCCGAGGCGATCGCCATGGTGCGCATGGCCTCTCCACCCGACCCCTCTGCTGCTGAAGCGCGTCGGCCCTGGGCTTTTTGGCTCTATGCCGGTCATCTGCTGAGCCTGCCCGCCCTGGCGGCGTCGAATATCCTCGGCGGCCTCGCCCTGCTGGCCTCGCCGCGCTATTGGCGGCGCGCCGGCGGAACTCCTGCGCGCCGCCGGCTGCTGTGCCTGCTGGCGCTCTACTCGCTGCTGCTGGTGGCGGCGGTGGCCTTCTCCTATGAGCCCGGTCAGAGCCTGACCGCCCTCTCCGAGCTCTTCACCTTGACCACCCTGGTGCTGGGGCTGGCGCTGATCGCCGACATTCCGTTGGCGCGGCGGCTGGTGGATGCGCTGATCCTGCTCGGCTTGATCGTCGCTCTGCTCGGCCTCGCTCAGCTCACCATCGGGTTCGGTGATCTCGAGCAGCGCATTCGCGGGCCGTTTTCCCACTGGATGACCTTTTCGCACTTCTTGCTGGTGTGCGATCTGCTCCTTCTCGGTCGCCTCGCCGCCGGCACGCCACCGCGAAAGCGCTGGCTGCGCTGGGGCCGGTGGGTGGCCCTCGCCATCCTCAACATCGCCCTCTTGGTCAGCCTGACGCGCAGTGCCTGGCTCGGTCTCGCCGTCGCCGTGACCTTGTTGGTGGTGCTCAAGCGGCCGCGGTGGCTTTTGGCCTACGTTCCTGCGGCGGTGCTGATCGTTCTGCTGCTGCCGGTGCCGGTTCTCCACCGGGTGGCGTCGATCGGGGATCTCACCGATCCCTCGAACTACGACCGCCTGTGCATGGCCGAGGCCGGCCTGCGAATGATCGCCCAGCGTCCGCTCTTCGGGCTCGGGCCGGAGCAGGTCGAAGAGCGCTACGCCATCTACCGCTCGCCGTCGGCGCCCCGCTACTGGGTGCCTCACCTGCACAATAGCTTCCTGCAGCTCGCCGCCGAGCGTGGCCTGCCGGCGCTGGCGGTCTATCTGGCGTTGATGGTGACCGCGCTGGCGGCCGCGTGGCGCGGCTTCCGCAGCCGCGGTGGTTTCGCCACCGGCGATGGCGATCTCCATCTCGCCACCTTGCTCGCCCTGGTGGCCTTCAACGTCGCGGGCCTGTTCGAGAACAACTGGGCGGACACCGAGGTGCAGCGCCTGGTGCTCTTCGTGCTGGCGCTGCCCTTCGTCGGCGAGGCCGAACGGTGACCCGCCTCGATCGCCTGCTGACGGAGCGCGGCCTGTTCGCCAGCCGCGAGCGGGCCCAGCGGGCGATCAAGGCCGGCGGTGTCCTGGTGGAGGGACGGTCGGTGGCGCGTCCGGCGACGCAGGTGTCGGCGGATGCCCGCGTCGAGGTGGTGGGAGAGGCGGAACCCTTCGTCTCGCGCGGCGGCCGCAAGCTCGCCGCGGCGCTCGATCGATTCGCCCTCGATCCCGCGGGCTGGACCTGTCTCGACGTCGGCGCCTCCACCGGTGGTTTCACCGACTGTCTTCTGCAACGCGGGGCGCGGCGGATCTATGCCGTCGACGTCGGCCGCGATCAGCTCGCCGAAGCGCTGCGGCGGGATCCACGGGTGGTGGCCCTCGAGGGCGTCAATGCTCGCCAGCTCGAAGCGGGGTTCCTGCCCGAGCCCTGTCGCCTGGTGACCGCCGACCTGTCCTTCATCTCGCTGCGCCTGGTGGTGCCCGCCATGCTCTCCCTGCTGGAGCCGGCAGGATTCTTGCTCCTCTTGGTCAAGCCGCAGTTCGAAGTCGGCCGCGGCGGATTGGGCAAAGGGGGTATTCTGCGCGACGAAGAGGTGCGAGAGCGCACCGTCGAGAACACCGTTCGAAGTCTCGAAGAGCTCGGCCTCGAACGTCTGGGACTGATCGACTCGGCGTTGCCCGGTGCCGGCGGCAACCGCGAGAGTTTCGTTTGGCTGCGAGGACCCGAATGAACGACGACAGGCAATTTCAGCGCGTCGGCCTGGTGGCCAAGGGGACCAGCGAGGAGGCCGGTGAGGCCGCCCGGGAGGTCGCCGAATGGCTCGAACGGCGGGGCCTCGAGGCGGTGCTGTCGCCGCGCCAGGTCGCCCCCGGCGGAACCCCGCCCTTCGGTGGCGATCGCAATTTCGACCTGGTCGTCGTCCTGGGCGGCGACGGCACGCTGCTCGCCACCGCCCGGGCCCTGCCGCGGATTCCTATCCTGGGTGGGAATCTTGGGACCCTCGGCTTCCTCACCGAGGTCAGTCGCAGCGAGCTCTACCCCAGCCTGGTGGAGGTCCTCGAAGGGCGCTTCGAGATCGAGGAGCGGGCTTTGCTCGATGCCGAGCACGTCACGCCCGATGGCCGGCGCAGCGGCTTCCGAATTCTCAACGATGCGGTGATCACCAAGGGAGCTCTGGCGCGCATCATCGAGCTGACGGTGCGGGTGGACGGCCACCTGGTGGCGCGCTTTCGCTCCGACGGCGTGATCATCTCGAGTCCCACCGGCTCCACCGCCTACAACCTCTCGGCCGGTGGCCCGATCGTCGTCCCTCAGCTACCGGTGGTGGTGGTGACGCCGATCTGTCCTCACACTCTGACCCTCAGGCCGGTGGTGATTCCCGCCTCGTCGCGGGTCGAGGTGACCCTCGAGACCTCCCGCGAGGAGGTCTTCCTGACCCTCGATGGCCAGGAGGGCGAAGAGCTCGCCGGTGGCGACGTCGTTGCCGTCGAGCTCTCCCGCGAGGTCGTCCACCTGGTCAAGGTGAGCGGCCGGACTTTCTACGACAGCCTGCGGGGGAAGCTGCGCTGGGGCGGAGGCGTGGCGGGAGTGGAGCCCCCGACCAAGACATGAGACGGATGCGGCCATGACCGGGCGCTCCCGGCGCCGGCGCCTACTGCGGTGGTTGATCTGGACGGTGGTGCTGGTCGTCGGCCTGGCGACCATCCTCCTGTTGGCCATCAACAGCTCGCCGATCGAGCGTCGGCTGATCGCCCTCGCCGAGGAACGGGCGAGCGCCGCCCTCGATCGCCCGCTGACCATCGGTGGTCTCGAGGTCGGCCTGCTACCGCTGACCGTCGAAGGGCGCGACATCGTGCTCGCCGGACCGACGGCGGCCGCGACGCCGGTGGCGCAGATTCCCCGAGCTCGGGTCCACGTTGGCCTCGGCCGGCTCCGGCAGTCCGTTCTCGAGCTAGCGCGGGTCGAGGTTTTCGAGCCCGCGCTGCTGATCGAAAGCAGCAGTGAAGGCCTCAATCTGCCGGACTTCGGTGGTGGTGAGGACGGTGGCGGTGGGTTGGAGGTCGAGATCGGCACCCTGTCGGTGCAGAACGGTCGCATGCGCTTCGCCGAGCTCGAGCTGCCGCTCGACCTGTCGGCCGACGGCCTGTCGCTGCGGGCGATCGGCGAGGGGCCGGCGAATCTGAGATTCCACGCCGTGGCGGATCGTTTCGTCAGCCAATTGCCGGGGGCCGAGTCCTGGCCCAGCGCCCTGCGCCTTCGCGGGCTGGTGACCGCCGACGGCGTGACCGTCGACGAGCTCGCGCTGGACGGTGAGGATCTCCGGGTGACGGCTTCCGGCGACCTGCTTTGGAGCGGCGAGGTGCCCTGGGAAGCGGACTTCGCGCTCGATCTTGCGGGCGACGCCGGCTGGGCTCGGCGCGTCGGCTACCTGGAGGACGAGATCGCCGGGCCTTGGCGGGCCGATGGCACCCTGAAGGCCGATCCGGCGGGCTGGAACGTGCGGGCCGAGGTCGCCTCGCCGCGCTTGACCGCCGCCGGCCTGAGCTTCGAAGAGCTCGCTCTGAGCCTCGCCGGAGACGATCGTGGCTTCCGCTTCGCGCCGCTACGGCTGCGTCACGGTGAAGGAGTCGTAACCGGCGAAGCGGCCATCGCCTTGGCCGAGGTCGAGGAGCTGACCGCCGATCTCGACTACTCCGATCTCGCCATCGCCGAGCTGCTCGCACCCCACGGCATCGCCGGCTTCGAGGACAGCGGTCGACTGCAGGGCGAGCTGTCCTTCCGGGCGCCGCTGTCGGATGTGCTGGCCGGTCGCGGAGCGACGGACTTTCGCTGGTCCGGTCCCGAGCGCTTGCCGGCGGCGGGCGCAGGTCGGGTGACCCTGGCGACGGGCTCGATCACCGTCGAGGCCCTCGAGGCGACCTACGGCACCTCGGCTCTGACCGCGGTTGGCGACTACGAGTTGGCGACCGCAAACGGCGCCTTTGAAATTTTCGGGACGACCGAAGATGCCGGCGAGTGGGCGCCCTGGGCGCCGAACCTGCCGTGGAGCTGGAGCGGTGGACGGGGAACCGTCGAGGCGCGCCTCGAGCTCACCGCCGGGGAGGCGAGCGGTGCTGCAAACCTCGATTTCACCCGCCTGCAACTGGCGGAGCGGAGGGTGGATCGGCTGCGCGGCGAGCTGCGTTTGGTCGACAGCGCCACCGCCGAGGTCGATCTCGTCGCCCAGGCCGAGGGAGGTGAGCTGGCGCTGCGTGGCCGAGTCCCCTTCTCCGGCCCGGGGCTCGACCTCGCCGGCCGGGCCGAGGGCTGGCCCTTGAACGGAACAGCTTCGCTGATCGCGGGGGCGCCGGAGCTCGGCGGCCAGCTCGACGCCAGCGTCGAGATCGCGGGCGAGGTGGCGGCGCCGCGGATCGTCGCGCGCGGCGAGGTGGCCGCCTTGTCGGTCGCCGAGTCGCCCTTCGGAGCCACCCGATTCGAGGTCCGCGGTGGTCCCGAAAGCTGGACCGTCGAGCGGGCGGAGATCTCTCCGGCGGCCGGACCGGTGACGGCGCGGGGTAGCTGGCGCGCCGCCGATGGCGCCCTCGAGGGGAAGCTCGAAGGTGCCTCCCTGAGTCTCGAAGAGTGGCCCTTCTCGCTGCTGACGGCGGGCGGCGATCTCGCCGGCGAGGTGGCGATCGTGGCGCGCGTCGCTGGCACCAGCTCGGCGCCGCAGGTCGACCTCGAAATTAGCTCCCAGGAGGTGATGCTGGGCGCCGAGGCCTTGCCGCCAGCGACGCTACTCTCGAGCTGGCGCGATGGTGTCGTCGAGACCTCCGGATCGCTGCTCGGCCTGGCCGAGATCCGCGGCGGTGGCGCCGCCTCGGCGGAGGCGCTGGACCTGCGCTGGGACCTCTCGTCCGAGCGCTTGCTCGACTGCCTGCGGCTGGCGGCCGGACCGGGAGTCGAGGGCCTGGACGGCACCTTCGCCGGCGAGGCCAGTCTGCGCGGTCCCCTCGACGACCTCGCCGGTGAGATCGTTCTCGATCGCTTCTCGGCCGCCTTTCAGGGACGCGAGATCAACGCCGTCGAGCCGATTCGGGCGCGCTGGAGTGGTGACCAGCTGCGCCTCGAGTCGTTCTTTGTCGAAGAGCGGGAGGGCAGCGGTGAGCTCTTCGCCGCCGGCGTCGTCGACCTCGCCGAAGCCAGCCTGGCGCTCAACGTTCAGAGTAGTCTGTCGGCCGGCTGGCTGCGCCTCGCCCTGCCCACCCTCAAGGCCGACGGCACCTTCAGCCTGCTCGCCACCGTTCGCGGGCCGCTGGCCTCGCCGGCGATCAACGGCCTCGGCGAGCTGCAGCAGGGCCGGCTGGTGATGGCCGGCTTCCCCCATTCCTTCGATGCCGTGGATCTGCGCTTGCTGTTCGATCCCGGAGTGGTGATTCTCGATCGGCTGACCTCCGAGTTCGCCGGTGGCACGGCGCGCGCAGCCGGAGAGCTCGACCTCGCCGAGCTGCTTGCCGGCAACCTCGACTATCGCCTCCAGACTCGCATGGAGGACGTCACGCTGCGTTACCCGGAGGGCTTCGTGGTGCGCGGTGACGCCGCCCTGGTGACCACTCCCGTGGCCGGCGGTGGAACGCAGGTGGCGGGGACCGTCGACCTGCAGCGGGCGTTCTATCTCCAGGACGTGCCGGTCAGCCTGCCCAAGCTGCTGCGCGGCATGCTGCAGCGCGATCGCGTCGAGGTGACGGAGGCCGACGCGGTGCTCGGTTCCCTCGAGCTGGCGATCAACATTCGCGGCCCGGAGGCGCTGCGCATCCGCAACAACCTGGCGGACCTGCGCGGCGACATCGACCTCGCCCTGCGCGGTACCGCCGCCGTGCCGGTGATCATCGGTCTGGTCGACCTGGAGCCCGGCGGAACCCTGACCCAGGGCGAGGTCGAGTACGGGGTCGAGCGTGGTCGGGTGACCTTCAACTCGCGCTACGAGATCGATCCGGTGATCGACCTGCTGGCGCAGACCGAGGTCGCCGGCCACGAGGTTCGGCTGGCGATTTCCGGAACCCTCGACAAGCTCACCACCGAGCTGACCTCGGAGCCGGCTCTGTCGCAGGTCGAGATCCTCTCCCTGCTGGCGACCGGCCGGCGCCCCGAGGGCGAGCCCTTCGGCGCCGGCGCCGCTTCGTCCGATGGCGTCGAGACCTTTCTCTATGGTCAGGCGGCGAACCTCCTCGGCGAACGCGTCAACAGCCTCTTCGGCTTCGACCGCTTCCGGGTCAATCCGGTGGCCAGCGCCGAGGGCGACTCGGCCCTTTCCTTCACCGTCGGCAAGCAGATCTCGCGCGATCTCTTCCTCACCTACACCAGCGATCCGTCGACCGATCTCGACTATCGATTGCAGGTCGAATGGCAGGTGAGCGATGCCCTGACCGTGGTTCTGAGCCAG is drawn from Acidobacteriota bacterium and contains these coding sequences:
- the rny gene encoding ribonuclease Y, producing MENIDWTANLLLLAAFAVAFGVWWRFQRRAGQRLLADGQRQVEKLLADAERQGESKLREADLVAKEKLLQARSEFEKAARKDRIELEKLERKLNQQQDDLDQRARDVGRREKDTKSQERSVETRERKVEEQEQELAGLLEEERHKLEQIAGLTAQQGKEELLRLMEDQARIDAAHLVKRIEDEAREKAHREAQRIIGMAVQRSASDYVSETTVSVVVLPSDEMKGRIIGREGRNIRALEMATGVDLIVDDTPEAVILSGFDPYRREIARVALERLITDGRIHPARIEEVVERVKAEFEELVRQEGEAAVLELNLANVHPELVKLLGRLRYRTSYGQNVLKHSKEVSFLAGTMAAELKANVHVAKRAGLMHDIGKAIDREMDGSHLEIGIDLLRKYGESEAVIHAMACHHGDYEPETVEAVLVTASDALSAARPGARREILETYVKRLEKLEEIAGGFKGVQKTYAIQAGREIRIIVDCEKIADENAIWLSKDIARKIEAELTYPGQIKVTVIRETRAIEYAR
- a CDS encoding TIGR00282 family metallophosphoesterase — translated: MKLLFVGDVMGKPGRRVLAEQLPRLIDRHRIDYSIVNIENAAGGFGVTESVFAEFERLPIDCYSTGNHVWDKREVRGILEREPRLLRPANYPDTNPGRGLYVGRSAAGVPVATLNLEGQALMGTLDSPFTAADRLLAELDPEVKVILVDFHAEATSEKQAMGFFLDGRVSAVFGTHTHVPTGDERVLPQGTAFITDVGMTGPYESVIGMRHDKVVERFLRKTHVPFEVAKRDVRLAGAVVDVDETTGRARTVERLLIPRDS
- a CDS encoding acyloxyacyl hydrolase, which encodes MKQSTRWVLLCAATLLLTAVSASAQVFEPSELVVSAGVFNVLNDERDNEVGVELRLGTFELPLGRHRIPLGVQFGAMATEESAYYIYGSFRYDWWLSQRWRLTPFLGGGIYSAGDGKDLGGPVEFRSGLELSVGLTERSRLGLSFYHLSNGVLYDSNPGAESLVVVFSRRLGG
- a CDS encoding Trm112 family protein, coding for MPVDPELLEILVCPKSKGQLEVVALPEEVRTELVEKYRSHFRDEEPEVEEGLFAEASSLVYPIVSDIPIMLIDEALPASVIGR
- a CDS encoding O-antigen ligase family protein, with amino-acid sequence MVRMASPPDPSAAEARRPWAFWLYAGHLLSLPALAASNILGGLALLASPRYWRRAGGTPARRRLLCLLALYSLLLVAAVAFSYEPGQSLTALSELFTLTTLVLGLALIADIPLARRLVDALILLGLIVALLGLAQLTIGFGDLEQRIRGPFSHWMTFSHFLLVCDLLLLGRLAAGTPPRKRWLRWGRWVALAILNIALLVSLTRSAWLGLAVAVTLLVVLKRPRWLLAYVPAAVLIVLLLPVPVLHRVASIGDLTDPSNYDRLCMAEAGLRMIAQRPLFGLGPEQVEERYAIYRSPSAPRYWVPHLHNSFLQLAAERGLPALAVYLALMVTALAAAWRGFRSRGGFATGDGDLHLATLLALVAFNVAGLFENNWADTEVQRLVLFVLALPFVGEAER
- a CDS encoding TlyA family RNA methyltransferase, translating into MTRLDRLLTERGLFASRERAQRAIKAGGVLVEGRSVARPATQVSADARVEVVGEAEPFVSRGGRKLAAALDRFALDPAGWTCLDVGASTGGFTDCLLQRGARRIYAVDVGRDQLAEALRRDPRVVALEGVNARQLEAGFLPEPCRLVTADLSFISLRLVVPAMLSLLEPAGFLLLLVKPQFEVGRGGLGKGGILRDEEVRERTVENTVRSLEELGLERLGLIDSALPGAGGNRESFVWLRGPE
- a CDS encoding NAD(+)/NADH kinase, encoding MNDDRQFQRVGLVAKGTSEEAGEAAREVAEWLERRGLEAVLSPRQVAPGGTPPFGGDRNFDLVVVLGGDGTLLATARALPRIPILGGNLGTLGFLTEVSRSELYPSLVEVLEGRFEIEERALLDAEHVTPDGRRSGFRILNDAVITKGALARIIELTVRVDGHLVARFRSDGVIISSPTGSTAYNLSAGGPIVVPQLPVVVVTPICPHTLTLRPVVIPASSRVEVTLETSREEVFLTLDGQEGEELAGGDVVAVELSREVVHLVKVSGRTFYDSLRGKLRWGGGVAGVEPPTKT
- a CDS encoding translocation/assembly module TamB domain-containing protein — translated: MTGRSRRRRLLRWLIWTVVLVVGLATILLLAINSSPIERRLIALAEERASAALDRPLTIGGLEVGLLPLTVEGRDIVLAGPTAAATPVAQIPRARVHVGLGRLRQSVLELARVEVFEPALLIESSSEGLNLPDFGGGEDGGGGLEVEIGTLSVQNGRMRFAELELPLDLSADGLSLRAIGEGPANLRFHAVADRFVSQLPGAESWPSALRLRGLVTADGVTVDELALDGEDLRVTASGDLLWSGEVPWEADFALDLAGDAGWARRVGYLEDEIAGPWRADGTLKADPAGWNVRAEVASPRLTAAGLSFEELALSLAGDDRGFRFAPLRLRHGEGVVTGEAAIALAEVEELTADLDYSDLAIAELLAPHGIAGFEDSGRLQGELSFRAPLSDVLAGRGATDFRWSGPERLPAAGAGRVTLATGSITVEALEATYGTSALTAVGDYELATANGAFEIFGTTEDAGEWAPWAPNLPWSWSGGRGTVEARLELTAGEASGAANLDFTRLQLAERRVDRLRGELRLVDSATAEVDLVAQAEGGELALRGRVPFSGPGLDLAGRAEGWPLNGTASLIAGAPELGGQLDASVEIAGEVAAPRIVARGEVAALSVAESPFGATRFEVRGGPESWTVERAEISPAAGPVTARGSWRAADGALEGKLEGASLSLEEWPFSLLTAGGDLAGEVAIVARVAGTSSAPQVDLEISSQEVMLGAEALPPATLLSSWRDGVVETSGSLLGLAEIRGGGAASAEALDLRWDLSSERLLDCLRLAAGPGVEGLDGTFAGEASLRGPLDDLAGEIVLDRFSAAFQGREINAVEPIRARWSGDQLRLESFFVEEREGSGELFAAGVVDLAEASLALNVQSSLSAGWLRLALPTLKADGTFSLLATVRGPLASPAINGLGELQQGRLVMAGFPHSFDAVDLRLLFDPGVVILDRLTSEFAGGTARAAGELDLAELLAGNLDYRLQTRMEDVTLRYPEGFVVRGDAALVTTPVAGGGTQVAGTVDLQRAFYLQDVPVSLPKLLRGMLQRDRVEVTEADAVLGSLELAINIRGPEALRIRNNLADLRGDIDLALRGTAAVPVIIGLVDLEPGGTLTQGEVEYGVERGRVTFNSRYEIDPVIDLLAQTEVAGHEVRLAISGTLDKLTTELTSEPALSQVEILSLLATGRRPEGEPFGAGAASSDGVETFLYGQAANLLGERVNSLFGFDRFRVNPVASAEGDSALSFTVGKQISRDLFLTYTSDPSTDLDYRLQVEWQVSDALTVVLSQDGDDTYAVDLRLEHRF